The following proteins are co-located in the Patescibacteria group bacterium genome:
- a CDS encoding inorganic diphosphatase, which translates to MESENEKSLSIAREFLGKTVEVVMDRPLGSKHPKHGFVYEANYGFIPGTKSPDGEELDAYYLGASEPVEAVFGRCIAIIHRLNDDDDKCIVVPEGIELSDEQIEKLTNFQEQYFKHVIIRK; encoded by the coding sequence ATGGAATCAGAAAACGAAAAGTCTTTATCGATCGCAAGGGAATTTCTCGGCAAGACTGTTGAGGTGGTGATGGATCGACCGCTCGGTAGCAAACATCCGAAGCATGGCTTTGTGTATGAAGCCAATTACGGTTTTATTCCCGGCACCAAATCACCAGATGGCGAAGAGCTAGACGCCTATTATCTCGGCGCGTCAGAACCGGTAGAAGCAGTATTCGGTCGTTGTATCGCTATTATCCATCGTTTAAACGACGACGATGATAAATGCATTGTTGTTCCAGAAGGAATCGAGTTGTCCGATGAGCAGATTGAAAAACTGACGAATTTCCAAGAGCAATATTTTAAGCACGTTATTATTCGAAAATAG